A genomic segment from Vanessa cardui chromosome 30, ilVanCard2.1, whole genome shotgun sequence encodes:
- the LOC124542169 gene encoding uncharacterized protein LOC124542169, with amino-acid sequence MVFYLIKVLFEFLFYIILFSRPEHRNDTSNVNKRVTDENDKMEIPEVTVECKYLPNDDVFTYGGSSKLFNKAYEIDGYVFTEVPFRYETILQEFEIQTENTTDNRSNVLRFSIQETPHGIIINSNILVTENNYHTIISDQEKCVVCDMQVELPGEHIKLDTHKANLDKYKPLNEYDGVIRKINEEYYCSVCNVLFKKTHVDEHYNSINHEEKTLNAVNRASDVLDNINLNNEVNDQLNRYIACDDNDTCNVDCVTSDVKSNVTNNVISNVSGNISDNSSDGSSRKLSYASIAKTPPTPKYIDIMLHGEKVQVKFDSWHMILSTRRNEFTCMACVGLYHISQKAKHCSEQTHLDKLGKCEIVMKYPKHFIRKINERYYHCGNCNELQLCSDIDDHIDFVHLKKQRTTKNNDETIKNNVVKNNVISRNDTVTTNQNEILNQNSSMILSCCYIYINQFYCLLRVSLISYNMVYKRPNDYYCFKCNCVLPELGMRRHIHEQSHIEKLAITPFESYFGVNLIRLVNQSAHCTICNIMFNVQLISAHIYDQMHRILLKQALTTPYNIPPSISHHQPIDATNRVAIESTSTNNSKMELQNKESVETNDLKIESYTGEFVYLKFKNTYAKVTYNAYNSLLCVGDGSCYCFICSQIVFGLLKDHIESPEHVLRLKQFKFIDKNAQHLLRQINTTYHCCNCNVMITKDDLSAHLTFQPFHETKIDKRQRKIDFKSGIKQIDIETKKESHYASNNESNIGIDILTRIDVKPNNNIYLKKMNKIIIYKYTAVKISWDAWQSFYKKNDCYRCYMCQTDVKNYEISTHISNDKHIYLIENTFERNYLPDLLRKVDENILNCLTCGTLVSSKEHIISKHINGKKHKNIKSSLKVNCANIQDSNEDIFRL; translated from the exons ATGGTGTTTTATCTAATCAAAGTATTGTTTGAAttcttattttacattatattgttttcaAGACCAGAGCACCGGAATGATACTTCGAATGTGaa taAGCGTGTTACGGATGAAAATGACAAAATGGAGATACCAGAAGTTACGgttgaatgtaaatatttaccgaACGACGACGTTTTCACTTACGGAGGCAGCTCGAAGCTCTTCAATAAAGCCTACGAAATAGACGGTTACGTTTTTACCGAGGTACCGTTTAGATATGAAACTATTTTGCAAGAATTCGAGATACAAACAGAGAATACCACAG ataatcgATCCAACGTCCTCCGATTTTCCATCCAAGAGACTCCAcatggaataataataaattcaaatatactcGTAACGGAAAACAATTACCACACGATAATAAGCGACCAGGAGAAATGTGTAGTCTGCGATATGCAAGTGGAACTGCCAGGGGAACATATAAAATTGGATACGCATAAAGctaatttagataaatataaaccGTTAAATGAATACGACGGAGTTATCAGGAAG ATCAACGAGGAATACTATTGCtctgtatgtaatgtattatttaagaaaacacATGTAGATGAACATTACAACAGCATAAATCACGAAGAAAAAACGCTAAACGCGGTCAATCGGGCATCTGACGTTTTagataatatcaatttaaataatgaagtaaACGAtcaattaaatagatatattgcTTGTGATGATAATGACACTTGCAACGTGGACTGTGTAACGAGTGACGTTAAAAGTAACGTTACGAATAACGTTATAAGTAACGTTAGTGGAAATATCAGCGATAACAGTAGCGATGGTTCGTCTAGAAAGCTATCTTACGCGTCCATTGCCAAGACTCCGCCTACACCTAAATATATAG ATATAATGTTGCACGGTGAGAAAGTGCAAGTGAAATTTGATTCGTGGCATATGATACTGAGTACGAGACGCAACGAATTCACTTGTATGGCCTGCGTGGGTTTGTACCACATCAGTCAAAAGGCCAAGCACTGTTCGGAACAAACCCACTTGGATAAACTCGGAAAATGTGAAATTGTCATGAAATATCCGAAGCATTTTATTAGAAAG ataAATGAAAGATACTATCACTGCGGTAACTGCAACGAATTGCAACTTTGCAGCGACATCGACGATCACATAGATTTCGTCCATTTAAAGAAACAAAGAACAACGAAAAATAACGACGAAACGATTAAAAATAACGTCgttaaaaataacgttatttcAAGAAACGATACAGTTACAACGAATCAGAACGAGATTTTGAATCAGAATTCATCAATGATTCTATCGTgttgttacatttatataaatcaattttactGTTTGTTACGGGTTTCACTGATATCGTATAACATGGTTTACAAGCGGCCAAACGATTACTACTGTTTCAAATGTAACTGCGTTTTACCGGAACTTGGTATGAGACGCCATATACACGAGCAAAGTCACATTGAGAAGCTGGCCATTACGCCTTTCGAATCATATTTCGGCGTAAACCTGATAAGATTG GTCAACCAAAGTGCTCATTGCACGATATGCAATATCATGTTCAACGTTCAACTAATCTCTGCTCATATATACGACCAAATGCATCGGATTTTGTTAAAACAAGCTCTCACTACGCCGTACAACATTCCACCGTCGATAAGCCACCATCAACCAATCGATGCTACGAATCGAGTAGCAATCGAATCGACATCCACGAATAATTCGAAAATGGAATTGCAAAATAAAGAATCCGTTGAAACGAAcgatttgaaaatcgaatccTATACCGGCGAATtcgtttatttgaaatttaagaaTACATACGCAAAAGTGACGTATAATGCGTATAATAGCTTGTTGTGCGTTGGCGATGGTTCGTGTTATTGTTTTATCTGTTCCCAAATTGTCTTTGGTCTGTTGAAAGATCATATAGAAAGTCCGGAACACGTTCTACGtttgaaacaatttaaattcatCGATAAAAATGCCCAACATTTGCTGAGACAG ATCAACACAACCTATCACTGCTGTAATTGTAACGTAATGATAACGAAAGATGATCTCTCAGCTCATTTGACGTTTCAACCTTTCCACGAGACGAAAATCGATAAGAGACAaagaaaaatcgattttaaatcgGGCATAAAACAAATCGATATCGAAACGAAAAAGGAATCCCATTATGCATCGAATAACGAATCGAATATCGGAATCGATATTTTGACTCGAATCGATGTTAAGCcgaataacaatatatatttgaagaagatgaataaaattattatttataaatatacagcgGTGAAAATAAGCTGGGACGCGTGGcagagtttttataaaaaaaatgactgcTACCGATGTTACATGTGTCAAACTGACGTAAAGAATTACGAGATTAGCACACACATATCTAATGACAAGCACATATACCTGATAGAGAATACATTCGAGAGAAACTACTTACCGGACCTCCTTAGAAAg GTCGATGAGAACATTTTAAACTGTCTCACTTGCGGCACGCTCGTATCGAGTAAAGAACACattatatcaaaacatataaatggGAAGAAACATAAGAATATCAAGAGTAGTTTGAAAGTTAATTGTGCCAATATACAAGATTCCAATGAAGACATTTTTAgactttaa
- the LOC124542291 gene encoding protein artemis-like, with protein MKSSFHGKIDEIPGVYVDNFENAEQQGARAYFLSHYHSDHIQGLHSAQLLDVLSKKNITIYTTELTAAIINDDKNDERIMKHVRGLKMGSTLISLPGMPEENIPDLCVNVTLIPAGHSAGSTMFLFSTTTQNILFTGDFRVNLNDLPSYKHLHVKDEPIKLDALYIDTTFLDSNYENFPKRSESVEKMIFEIRMFLDLDENNAIALHTSAKYGYEFVFNEIYKQLHMKVFVGSDRWRFYSSIPNLVPGVTDKEKSTRVHLCRNRSENSSHSACVEKCRNNYLFVHLSAMKWLNYKEDKCSVARVSPKRLDVCFATHCSKREIEYFVNYFAPDKIIGFPNKYKWTRKRNDLFDGGIVKKKVKIDKKVDATLLKLMFE; from the exons ATGAAGAGTTCTTTTCATGGTAAAATTGACGAAATCCCCGGTGTATATGTTGATAATTTCGAAAATGCTGAACAGCAAGGCGCCAGGGCCTACTTCCTGAGCCATTATCATTCAGATCACATTCAGGGCTTGCATTCAGCTCAGCTGTTGGACGTTCTAtcgaagaaaaacatcacaatATACACAACGGAACTAACCGCGGCGATTATAAACGATGACAAAAATGACGAACGAATTATGAAACACGTCAGAGGATTAAAAATGG gCTCAACACTGATTTCTTTGCCTGGTATGCCTGAAGAGAACATTCCAGATTTGTGCGTCAATGTCACATTGATACCAGCCGGTCACAGCGCAGGATCAACAATGTTTCTATTCTCAACGACGACACAGAACATTCTATTTACTGGAGACTTTCGGGTGAATCTGAACGACTTACCGAGCTACAAGCATCTTCATGTGAAAGATGAACCGATAAAATTGGATGCGTTGTATATTGATACAACCTTTTTGGATTCCAATTACGAAAACTTTCCGAAGAGGAGCGAGAGTGTTGAAAAAatgatttttgaaattagaatgttTCTGGACTTGGACGAGAATAATGCAATTGCTCTGCATACGTCTGCAAAGTACGGCTACGAGTTtgtattcaatgaaatatataaacaattacatatgAAAGTATTCGTTGGATCTGATAGATGGCGTTTTTATAG TTCAATACCAAATCTAGTCCCTGGAGTTACAGATAAGGAAAAATCAACTAGAGTACATTTATGTAGAAACAGAAGCGAAAACAGCTCTCACAGCGCATGCGTTGAAAAATGtcgtaataattatttgttcgtACATTTGTCGGCTATGAAATGGCTGAATTACAAAGAAGATAAATGCTCAGTCGCGCGCGTATCGCCGAAGCGACTGGACGTGTGTTTCGCGACTCACTGTAGTAAGAGAGAGATAGAGTATTTTGTGAATTACTTCGCGCCGGATAAAATTATCGGTTTTCCTAATAAATACAAATGGACGCGTAAAAGGAATGATCTCTTTGATGGTGGgattgtaaagaaaaaagtTAAGATAGATAAGAAAGTGGACGCTACTTTGTTGAAATtgatgtttgaataa